The Kogia breviceps isolate mKogBre1 chromosome 4, mKogBre1 haplotype 1, whole genome shotgun sequence genome window below encodes:
- the RGL3 gene encoding ral guanine nucleotide dissociation stimulator-like 3 isoform X2, whose protein sequence is MERTTSKELALAPLQDWGEETEDGAVYSVSLRRQRSQRLSPGAGPRGPQAPSPGADTFLHYRTSKVRALRAARLERLVRELVSGDREQDPGFVPAFLATHRAFVPTARVLGLLLPPPPPPLPPGVEIKKTEGRDLTFNKNLRAVVSVLGSWLRYYPQDFWDPPAHSDLGSVCTFLGWAAPSGAEAREAEKLLGDFLKDAEPQQEEEEQSQTRAGHPRGAQIPRPDSPVGCLEEVEGLVREGPELLDFSVDDVAEQLTLMDAELFSRVRPFECLGSVWSQRDRPGATGTASTVRATVTQFNTVTGCVLGSVLGSPGLAAPQRAQRLEKWIRIAQRCRQLRNFSSLRAILSALQSNPIYRLKHSWGAVSREPLSTFRKLSQIFSDENNHLSSREILSQEEATEENAPPGSLPSKLPPGPIPYLGTFLTDLVMLDTALPDMLEGDLINFEKRRKEWEILAHIQQLQRRCQSYCLSSHLPILAALRTQRQLSEEQSYRISRVIEPPAASCPSSPRVRRRISLTKCLSAKLSRERRERGSSPGGSPRDPSSSTSSLSPASPPSSPRTRDPPPGSPPASPGPQGPSTKLPLSPDLSGPRTLALPSSGPHIALPGQQGSEACVIRVSIDNDHGNLYRSILLTSQDKAPSVVQRALEKHNVAQPWARDYQLFQVLPGDRELLIPDNANVFYAMSPAAPGDFVLRRKEGAQHTTSVSPS, encoded by the exons ATGGAGCGGACAACGAGCAAGGAGCTCGCCCTG GCGCCGCTGCAGGACTGGGGCGAGGAGACCGAGGACGGCGCGGTGTACAGCGTCTCCCTGCGGCGGCAGCGCAGTCAGCGCTTGAGTCCGGGAGCTGGGCCTCGGGGCCCCCAG GCCCCCAGCCCCGGTGCCGACACGTTCCTCCATTACCGCACCAGCAAGGTGCGGGCGCTGAGGGCAGCGCGGCTGGAGCGGCTGGTGCGGGAGTTGGTGTCTGGAGACCGCGAGCAGGACCCAGGCTTCGTGCCTGCCTTCCTGGCCACCCACCGGGCCTTCGTGCCCACTGCCCGCGTGCTGGGCCTTCTcctgccaccgccgccgccgcccctgcCGCCGGG GGTAGAGATCaagaagacagagggaagagatctGACCTTCAACAAGAACCTGAG GGCTGTGGTGTCAGTGCTGGGCTCCTGGCTGCGGTACTACCCTCAGGATTTCTGGGACCCCCCTGCCCACTCGGACCTAGGCAGTGTTTGCACCTTTCTGGGCTGGGCAGCCCCATCAGGGGCTGAGGCCCGGGAGGCAGAAAAGCTGCTGGGAGATTTCCTGAAGGATGCTGAGCCACAGCAAGAAGAAGAGGAGCAGTCCCAGACACGGGCAG GACATCCAAGGGGTGCCCAGATACCCCGTCCAGACTCCCCGGTAGGCTGCTTGGAAGAGGTGGAAGGACTCGTGCGGGAAGGTCCTGAGCTCCTGGACTTCAGTGTAGACGACGTGGCCGAGCAGCTGACCCTGATGGATGCG GAGCTCTTCTCGCGCGTGCGGCCCTTCGAGTGCCTGGGCTCCGTGTGGTCGCAGCGGGACCGGCCGGGGGCCACAGGCACCGCCTCCACTGTGCGCGCCACTGTGACCCAGTTCAACACGGTGACCGGCTGCGTGCTGGGCTCGGTGCTCGGGTCGCCGGGCCTGGCCGCCCCGCAGAGGGCGCAGCGGTTGGAGAAGTGGATTCGCATCGCGCAG CGCTGCCGGCAACTACGGAACTTCTCCTCCCTGCGCGCCATCCTGTCCGCCCTGCAGTCTAACCCCATCTACCGGCTCAAGCACAGCTGGGGTGCCGTGAGCCG GGAACCGTTATCCACTTTCAGGAAGCTTTCGCAGATTTTTTCCGATGAGAACAATCACCTCAGCAGCAGAGAGATTCTCTCCCAG gagGAGGCTACCGAGGAGAATGCCCCCCCAGGAAGCCTGCCCTCA AAACTGCCCCCAGGCCCCATCCCCTACCTTGGCACCTTTCTCACGGACCTGGTTATGCTGGATACAGCCCTGCCGGACATGCTGGAG GGGGATCTCATCAACtttgagaagaggaggaag GAGTGGGAGATCCTGGCTCACATCCAGCAGCTGCAGAGGCGCTGTCAGAGCTACTGCCTGAGTTCCCACCTGCCCATCCTGGCTGCCCTGCGTACCCAGCGCCAGCTCAGCGAGGAACAGAG CTACCGCATCTCCCGGGTCATTGAGCCACCGGCCGCCTCCTGCCCCAGCTCCCCACGCGTCCGGCGGCGAATCAGCCTCACCAAGTGCCTCAGCGC GAAGCTGTCccgagagagaagagagagaggctcCTCCCCTGGTGGGAGTCCCAGGGATCCCTCATCCTCCACCTCCAG TCTGTCCCCAGCGTCCCCCCCATCCAGTCCTAGAACGAGGGACCCTCCTCCCGGCAGTCCTCCGGCCTCTccagggccccagggccccagcaCCAAG CTGCCACTGAGTCCAGACCTGTCAGGCCCCCGGACCCTGGCCTTGCCCTCGAGTGGCCCTCACATCGCCCTCCCGGGGCAGCAGGGCTCAGAGGCCTGTGTCATCCGAGTCAGCATCGACAACGACCATGGAAATCTGTATCGGAGCATCCTG CTCACTAGTCAGGACAAGGCCCCCAGCGTGGTACAGCGAGCCTTGGAAAAGCACAATGTGGCTCAGCCCTGGGCCCGGGACTATCAGCTCTTCCAAGTCCTTCCTGGGGACAGGG AGCTCCTGATTCCTGACAATGCCAATGTCTTCTACGCAATGAGCCCAGCCGCCCCTGGAGACTTCGTGCTGCGGCGGAAGGAGGGGGCCCAGCACACAACCTCAGTCTCCCCAAGTTGA
- the RGL3 gene encoding ral guanine nucleotide dissociation stimulator-like 3 isoform X1, whose product MERTTSKELALAPLQDWGEETEDGAVYSVSLRRQRSQRLSPGAGPRGPQAPSPGADTFLHYRTSKVRALRAARLERLVRELVSGDREQDPGFVPAFLATHRAFVPTARVLGLLLPPPPPPLPPGVEIKKTEGRDLTFNKNLRAVVSVLGSWLRYYPQDFWDPPAHSDLGSVCTFLGWAAPSGAEAREAEKLLGDFLKDAEPQQEEEEQSQTRAGHPRGAQIPRPDSPVGCLEEVEGLVREGPELLDFSVDDVAEQLTLMDAELFSRVRPFECLGSVWSQRDRPGATGTASTVRATVTQFNTVTGCVLGSVLGSPGLAAPQRAQRLEKWIRIAQRCRQLRNFSSLRAILSALQSNPIYRLKHSWGAVSREPLSTFRKLSQIFSDENNHLSSREILSQEEATEENAPPGSLPSKLPPGPIPYLGTFLTDLVMLDTALPDMLEGDLINFEKRRKEWEILAHIQQLQRRCQSYCLSSHLPILAALRTQRQLSEEQSYRISRVIEPPAASCPSSPRVRRRISLTKCLSAKLSRERRERGSSPGGSPRDPSSSTSSLSPASPPSSPRTRDPPPGSPPASPGPQGPSTKVPGLRLPLSPDLSGPRTLALPSSGPHIALPGQQGSEACVIRVSIDNDHGNLYRSILLTSQDKAPSVVQRALEKHNVAQPWARDYQLFQVLPGDRELLIPDNANVFYAMSPAAPGDFVLRRKEGAQHTTSVSPS is encoded by the exons ATGGAGCGGACAACGAGCAAGGAGCTCGCCCTG GCGCCGCTGCAGGACTGGGGCGAGGAGACCGAGGACGGCGCGGTGTACAGCGTCTCCCTGCGGCGGCAGCGCAGTCAGCGCTTGAGTCCGGGAGCTGGGCCTCGGGGCCCCCAG GCCCCCAGCCCCGGTGCCGACACGTTCCTCCATTACCGCACCAGCAAGGTGCGGGCGCTGAGGGCAGCGCGGCTGGAGCGGCTGGTGCGGGAGTTGGTGTCTGGAGACCGCGAGCAGGACCCAGGCTTCGTGCCTGCCTTCCTGGCCACCCACCGGGCCTTCGTGCCCACTGCCCGCGTGCTGGGCCTTCTcctgccaccgccgccgccgcccctgcCGCCGGG GGTAGAGATCaagaagacagagggaagagatctGACCTTCAACAAGAACCTGAG GGCTGTGGTGTCAGTGCTGGGCTCCTGGCTGCGGTACTACCCTCAGGATTTCTGGGACCCCCCTGCCCACTCGGACCTAGGCAGTGTTTGCACCTTTCTGGGCTGGGCAGCCCCATCAGGGGCTGAGGCCCGGGAGGCAGAAAAGCTGCTGGGAGATTTCCTGAAGGATGCTGAGCCACAGCAAGAAGAAGAGGAGCAGTCCCAGACACGGGCAG GACATCCAAGGGGTGCCCAGATACCCCGTCCAGACTCCCCGGTAGGCTGCTTGGAAGAGGTGGAAGGACTCGTGCGGGAAGGTCCTGAGCTCCTGGACTTCAGTGTAGACGACGTGGCCGAGCAGCTGACCCTGATGGATGCG GAGCTCTTCTCGCGCGTGCGGCCCTTCGAGTGCCTGGGCTCCGTGTGGTCGCAGCGGGACCGGCCGGGGGCCACAGGCACCGCCTCCACTGTGCGCGCCACTGTGACCCAGTTCAACACGGTGACCGGCTGCGTGCTGGGCTCGGTGCTCGGGTCGCCGGGCCTGGCCGCCCCGCAGAGGGCGCAGCGGTTGGAGAAGTGGATTCGCATCGCGCAG CGCTGCCGGCAACTACGGAACTTCTCCTCCCTGCGCGCCATCCTGTCCGCCCTGCAGTCTAACCCCATCTACCGGCTCAAGCACAGCTGGGGTGCCGTGAGCCG GGAACCGTTATCCACTTTCAGGAAGCTTTCGCAGATTTTTTCCGATGAGAACAATCACCTCAGCAGCAGAGAGATTCTCTCCCAG gagGAGGCTACCGAGGAGAATGCCCCCCCAGGAAGCCTGCCCTCA AAACTGCCCCCAGGCCCCATCCCCTACCTTGGCACCTTTCTCACGGACCTGGTTATGCTGGATACAGCCCTGCCGGACATGCTGGAG GGGGATCTCATCAACtttgagaagaggaggaag GAGTGGGAGATCCTGGCTCACATCCAGCAGCTGCAGAGGCGCTGTCAGAGCTACTGCCTGAGTTCCCACCTGCCCATCCTGGCTGCCCTGCGTACCCAGCGCCAGCTCAGCGAGGAACAGAG CTACCGCATCTCCCGGGTCATTGAGCCACCGGCCGCCTCCTGCCCCAGCTCCCCACGCGTCCGGCGGCGAATCAGCCTCACCAAGTGCCTCAGCGC GAAGCTGTCccgagagagaagagagagaggctcCTCCCCTGGTGGGAGTCCCAGGGATCCCTCATCCTCCACCTCCAG TCTGTCCCCAGCGTCCCCCCCATCCAGTCCTAGAACGAGGGACCCTCCTCCCGGCAGTCCTCCGGCCTCTccagggccccagggccccagcaCCAAGGTACCAGGACTACGT CTGCCACTGAGTCCAGACCTGTCAGGCCCCCGGACCCTGGCCTTGCCCTCGAGTGGCCCTCACATCGCCCTCCCGGGGCAGCAGGGCTCAGAGGCCTGTGTCATCCGAGTCAGCATCGACAACGACCATGGAAATCTGTATCGGAGCATCCTG CTCACTAGTCAGGACAAGGCCCCCAGCGTGGTACAGCGAGCCTTGGAAAAGCACAATGTGGCTCAGCCCTGGGCCCGGGACTATCAGCTCTTCCAAGTCCTTCCTGGGGACAGGG AGCTCCTGATTCCTGACAATGCCAATGTCTTCTACGCAATGAGCCCAGCCGCCCCTGGAGACTTCGTGCTGCGGCGGAAGGAGGGGGCCCAGCACACAACCTCAGTCTCCCCAAGTTGA
- the RGL3 gene encoding ral guanine nucleotide dissociation stimulator-like 3 isoform X4 — MERTTSKELALAPLQDWGEETEDGAVYSVSLRRQRSQRLSPGAGPRGPQAPSPGADTFLHYRTSKVRALRAARLERLVRELVSGDREQDPGFVPAFLATHRAFVPTARVLGLLLPPPPPPLPPGVEIKKTEGRDLTFNKNLRAVVSVLGSWLRYYPQDFWDPPAHSDLGSVCTFLGWAAPSGAEAREAEKLLGDFLKDAEPQQEEEEQSQTRAGHPRGAQIPRPDSPVGCLEEVEGLVREGPELLDFSVDDVAEQLTLMDAELFSRVRPFECLGSVWSQRDRPGATGTASTVRATVTQFNTVTGCVLGSVLGSPGLAAPQRAQRLEKWIRIAQRCRQLRNFSSLRAILSALQSNPIYRLKHSWGAVSREPLSTFRKLSQIFSDENNHLSSREILSQEEATEENAPPGSLPSGDLINFEKRRKEWEILAHIQQLQRRCQSYCLSSHLPILAALRTQRQLSEEQSYRISRVIEPPAASCPSSPRVRRRISLTKCLSAKLSRERRERGSSPGGSPRDPSSSTSSLSPASPPSSPRTRDPPPGSPPASPGPQGPSTKLPLSPDLSGPRTLALPSSGPHIALPGQQGSEACVIRVSIDNDHGNLYRSILLTSQDKAPSVVQRALEKHNVAQPWARDYQLFQVLPGDRELLIPDNANVFYAMSPAAPGDFVLRRKEGAQHTTSVSPS; from the exons ATGGAGCGGACAACGAGCAAGGAGCTCGCCCTG GCGCCGCTGCAGGACTGGGGCGAGGAGACCGAGGACGGCGCGGTGTACAGCGTCTCCCTGCGGCGGCAGCGCAGTCAGCGCTTGAGTCCGGGAGCTGGGCCTCGGGGCCCCCAG GCCCCCAGCCCCGGTGCCGACACGTTCCTCCATTACCGCACCAGCAAGGTGCGGGCGCTGAGGGCAGCGCGGCTGGAGCGGCTGGTGCGGGAGTTGGTGTCTGGAGACCGCGAGCAGGACCCAGGCTTCGTGCCTGCCTTCCTGGCCACCCACCGGGCCTTCGTGCCCACTGCCCGCGTGCTGGGCCTTCTcctgccaccgccgccgccgcccctgcCGCCGGG GGTAGAGATCaagaagacagagggaagagatctGACCTTCAACAAGAACCTGAG GGCTGTGGTGTCAGTGCTGGGCTCCTGGCTGCGGTACTACCCTCAGGATTTCTGGGACCCCCCTGCCCACTCGGACCTAGGCAGTGTTTGCACCTTTCTGGGCTGGGCAGCCCCATCAGGGGCTGAGGCCCGGGAGGCAGAAAAGCTGCTGGGAGATTTCCTGAAGGATGCTGAGCCACAGCAAGAAGAAGAGGAGCAGTCCCAGACACGGGCAG GACATCCAAGGGGTGCCCAGATACCCCGTCCAGACTCCCCGGTAGGCTGCTTGGAAGAGGTGGAAGGACTCGTGCGGGAAGGTCCTGAGCTCCTGGACTTCAGTGTAGACGACGTGGCCGAGCAGCTGACCCTGATGGATGCG GAGCTCTTCTCGCGCGTGCGGCCCTTCGAGTGCCTGGGCTCCGTGTGGTCGCAGCGGGACCGGCCGGGGGCCACAGGCACCGCCTCCACTGTGCGCGCCACTGTGACCCAGTTCAACACGGTGACCGGCTGCGTGCTGGGCTCGGTGCTCGGGTCGCCGGGCCTGGCCGCCCCGCAGAGGGCGCAGCGGTTGGAGAAGTGGATTCGCATCGCGCAG CGCTGCCGGCAACTACGGAACTTCTCCTCCCTGCGCGCCATCCTGTCCGCCCTGCAGTCTAACCCCATCTACCGGCTCAAGCACAGCTGGGGTGCCGTGAGCCG GGAACCGTTATCCACTTTCAGGAAGCTTTCGCAGATTTTTTCCGATGAGAACAATCACCTCAGCAGCAGAGAGATTCTCTCCCAG gagGAGGCTACCGAGGAGAATGCCCCCCCAGGAAGCCTGCCCTCA GGGGATCTCATCAACtttgagaagaggaggaag GAGTGGGAGATCCTGGCTCACATCCAGCAGCTGCAGAGGCGCTGTCAGAGCTACTGCCTGAGTTCCCACCTGCCCATCCTGGCTGCCCTGCGTACCCAGCGCCAGCTCAGCGAGGAACAGAG CTACCGCATCTCCCGGGTCATTGAGCCACCGGCCGCCTCCTGCCCCAGCTCCCCACGCGTCCGGCGGCGAATCAGCCTCACCAAGTGCCTCAGCGC GAAGCTGTCccgagagagaagagagagaggctcCTCCCCTGGTGGGAGTCCCAGGGATCCCTCATCCTCCACCTCCAG TCTGTCCCCAGCGTCCCCCCCATCCAGTCCTAGAACGAGGGACCCTCCTCCCGGCAGTCCTCCGGCCTCTccagggccccagggccccagcaCCAAG CTGCCACTGAGTCCAGACCTGTCAGGCCCCCGGACCCTGGCCTTGCCCTCGAGTGGCCCTCACATCGCCCTCCCGGGGCAGCAGGGCTCAGAGGCCTGTGTCATCCGAGTCAGCATCGACAACGACCATGGAAATCTGTATCGGAGCATCCTG CTCACTAGTCAGGACAAGGCCCCCAGCGTGGTACAGCGAGCCTTGGAAAAGCACAATGTGGCTCAGCCCTGGGCCCGGGACTATCAGCTCTTCCAAGTCCTTCCTGGGGACAGGG AGCTCCTGATTCCTGACAATGCCAATGTCTTCTACGCAATGAGCCCAGCCGCCCCTGGAGACTTCGTGCTGCGGCGGAAGGAGGGGGCCCAGCACACAACCTCAGTCTCCCCAAGTTGA
- the RGL3 gene encoding ral guanine nucleotide dissociation stimulator-like 3 isoform X3, which translates to MERTTSKELALAPLQDWGEETEDGAVYSVSLRRQRSQRLSPGAGPRGPQAPSPGADTFLHYRTSKVRALRAARLERLVRELVSGDREQDPGFVPAFLATHRAFVPTARVLGLLLPPPPPPLPPGVEIKKTEGRDLTFNKNLRAVVSVLGSWLRYYPQDFWDPPAHSDLGSVCTFLGWAAPSGAEAREAEKLLGDFLKDAEPQQEEEEQSQTRAGHPRGAQIPRPDSPVGCLEEVEGLVREGPELLDFSVDDVAEQLTLMDAELFSRVRPFECLGSVWSQRDRPGATGTASTVRATVTQFNTVTGCVLGSVLGSPGLAAPQRAQRLEKWIRIAQRCRQLRNFSSLRAILSALQSNPIYRLKHSWGAVSREPLSTFRKLSQIFSDENNHLSSREILSQEEATEENAPPGSLPSKLPPGPIPYLGTFLTDLVMLDTALPDMLEGDLINFEKRRKQLQRRCQSYCLSSHLPILAALRTQRQLSEEQSYRISRVIEPPAASCPSSPRVRRRISLTKCLSAKLSRERRERGSSPGGSPRDPSSSTSSLSPASPPSSPRTRDPPPGSPPASPGPQGPSTKLPLSPDLSGPRTLALPSSGPHIALPGQQGSEACVIRVSIDNDHGNLYRSILLTSQDKAPSVVQRALEKHNVAQPWARDYQLFQVLPGDRELLIPDNANVFYAMSPAAPGDFVLRRKEGAQHTTSVSPS; encoded by the exons ATGGAGCGGACAACGAGCAAGGAGCTCGCCCTG GCGCCGCTGCAGGACTGGGGCGAGGAGACCGAGGACGGCGCGGTGTACAGCGTCTCCCTGCGGCGGCAGCGCAGTCAGCGCTTGAGTCCGGGAGCTGGGCCTCGGGGCCCCCAG GCCCCCAGCCCCGGTGCCGACACGTTCCTCCATTACCGCACCAGCAAGGTGCGGGCGCTGAGGGCAGCGCGGCTGGAGCGGCTGGTGCGGGAGTTGGTGTCTGGAGACCGCGAGCAGGACCCAGGCTTCGTGCCTGCCTTCCTGGCCACCCACCGGGCCTTCGTGCCCACTGCCCGCGTGCTGGGCCTTCTcctgccaccgccgccgccgcccctgcCGCCGGG GGTAGAGATCaagaagacagagggaagagatctGACCTTCAACAAGAACCTGAG GGCTGTGGTGTCAGTGCTGGGCTCCTGGCTGCGGTACTACCCTCAGGATTTCTGGGACCCCCCTGCCCACTCGGACCTAGGCAGTGTTTGCACCTTTCTGGGCTGGGCAGCCCCATCAGGGGCTGAGGCCCGGGAGGCAGAAAAGCTGCTGGGAGATTTCCTGAAGGATGCTGAGCCACAGCAAGAAGAAGAGGAGCAGTCCCAGACACGGGCAG GACATCCAAGGGGTGCCCAGATACCCCGTCCAGACTCCCCGGTAGGCTGCTTGGAAGAGGTGGAAGGACTCGTGCGGGAAGGTCCTGAGCTCCTGGACTTCAGTGTAGACGACGTGGCCGAGCAGCTGACCCTGATGGATGCG GAGCTCTTCTCGCGCGTGCGGCCCTTCGAGTGCCTGGGCTCCGTGTGGTCGCAGCGGGACCGGCCGGGGGCCACAGGCACCGCCTCCACTGTGCGCGCCACTGTGACCCAGTTCAACACGGTGACCGGCTGCGTGCTGGGCTCGGTGCTCGGGTCGCCGGGCCTGGCCGCCCCGCAGAGGGCGCAGCGGTTGGAGAAGTGGATTCGCATCGCGCAG CGCTGCCGGCAACTACGGAACTTCTCCTCCCTGCGCGCCATCCTGTCCGCCCTGCAGTCTAACCCCATCTACCGGCTCAAGCACAGCTGGGGTGCCGTGAGCCG GGAACCGTTATCCACTTTCAGGAAGCTTTCGCAGATTTTTTCCGATGAGAACAATCACCTCAGCAGCAGAGAGATTCTCTCCCAG gagGAGGCTACCGAGGAGAATGCCCCCCCAGGAAGCCTGCCCTCA AAACTGCCCCCAGGCCCCATCCCCTACCTTGGCACCTTTCTCACGGACCTGGTTATGCTGGATACAGCCCTGCCGGACATGCTGGAG GGGGATCTCATCAACtttgagaagaggaggaag CAGCTGCAGAGGCGCTGTCAGAGCTACTGCCTGAGTTCCCACCTGCCCATCCTGGCTGCCCTGCGTACCCAGCGCCAGCTCAGCGAGGAACAGAG CTACCGCATCTCCCGGGTCATTGAGCCACCGGCCGCCTCCTGCCCCAGCTCCCCACGCGTCCGGCGGCGAATCAGCCTCACCAAGTGCCTCAGCGC GAAGCTGTCccgagagagaagagagagaggctcCTCCCCTGGTGGGAGTCCCAGGGATCCCTCATCCTCCACCTCCAG TCTGTCCCCAGCGTCCCCCCCATCCAGTCCTAGAACGAGGGACCCTCCTCCCGGCAGTCCTCCGGCCTCTccagggccccagggccccagcaCCAAG CTGCCACTGAGTCCAGACCTGTCAGGCCCCCGGACCCTGGCCTTGCCCTCGAGTGGCCCTCACATCGCCCTCCCGGGGCAGCAGGGCTCAGAGGCCTGTGTCATCCGAGTCAGCATCGACAACGACCATGGAAATCTGTATCGGAGCATCCTG CTCACTAGTCAGGACAAGGCCCCCAGCGTGGTACAGCGAGCCTTGGAAAAGCACAATGTGGCTCAGCCCTGGGCCCGGGACTATCAGCTCTTCCAAGTCCTTCCTGGGGACAGGG AGCTCCTGATTCCTGACAATGCCAATGTCTTCTACGCAATGAGCCCAGCCGCCCCTGGAGACTTCGTGCTGCGGCGGAAGGAGGGGGCCCAGCACACAACCTCAGTCTCCCCAAGTTGA
- the RGL3 gene encoding ral guanine nucleotide dissociation stimulator-like 3 isoform X5 has product MERTTSKELALAPLQDWGEETEDGAVYSVSLRRQRSQRLSPGAGPRGPQAPSPGADTFLHYRTSKVRALRAARLERLVRELVSGDREQDPGFVPAFLATHRAFVPTARVLGLLLPPPPPPLPPGVEIKKTEGRDLTFNKNLRAVVSVLGSWLRYYPQDFWDPPAHSDLGSVCTFLGWAAPSGAEAREAEKLLGDFLKDAEPQQEEEEQSQTRAGHPRGAQIPRPDSPVGCLEEVEGLVREGPELLDFSVDDVAEQLTLMDAELFSRVRPFECLGSVWSQRDRPGATGTASTVRATVTQFNTVTGCVLGSVLGSPGLAAPQRAQRLEKWIRIAQRCRQLRNFSSLRAILSALQSNPIYRLKHSWGAVSREPLSTFRKLSQIFSDENNHLSSREILSQEEATEENAPPGSLPSGDLINFEKRRKQLQRRCQSYCLSSHLPILAALRTQRQLSEEQSYRISRVIEPPAASCPSSPRVRRRISLTKCLSAKLSRERRERGSSPGGSPRDPSSSTSSLSPASPPSSPRTRDPPPGSPPASPGPQGPSTKLPLSPDLSGPRTLALPSSGPHIALPGQQGSEACVIRVSIDNDHGNLYRSILLTSQDKAPSVVQRALEKHNVAQPWARDYQLFQVLPGDRELLIPDNANVFYAMSPAAPGDFVLRRKEGAQHTTSVSPS; this is encoded by the exons ATGGAGCGGACAACGAGCAAGGAGCTCGCCCTG GCGCCGCTGCAGGACTGGGGCGAGGAGACCGAGGACGGCGCGGTGTACAGCGTCTCCCTGCGGCGGCAGCGCAGTCAGCGCTTGAGTCCGGGAGCTGGGCCTCGGGGCCCCCAG GCCCCCAGCCCCGGTGCCGACACGTTCCTCCATTACCGCACCAGCAAGGTGCGGGCGCTGAGGGCAGCGCGGCTGGAGCGGCTGGTGCGGGAGTTGGTGTCTGGAGACCGCGAGCAGGACCCAGGCTTCGTGCCTGCCTTCCTGGCCACCCACCGGGCCTTCGTGCCCACTGCCCGCGTGCTGGGCCTTCTcctgccaccgccgccgccgcccctgcCGCCGGG GGTAGAGATCaagaagacagagggaagagatctGACCTTCAACAAGAACCTGAG GGCTGTGGTGTCAGTGCTGGGCTCCTGGCTGCGGTACTACCCTCAGGATTTCTGGGACCCCCCTGCCCACTCGGACCTAGGCAGTGTTTGCACCTTTCTGGGCTGGGCAGCCCCATCAGGGGCTGAGGCCCGGGAGGCAGAAAAGCTGCTGGGAGATTTCCTGAAGGATGCTGAGCCACAGCAAGAAGAAGAGGAGCAGTCCCAGACACGGGCAG GACATCCAAGGGGTGCCCAGATACCCCGTCCAGACTCCCCGGTAGGCTGCTTGGAAGAGGTGGAAGGACTCGTGCGGGAAGGTCCTGAGCTCCTGGACTTCAGTGTAGACGACGTGGCCGAGCAGCTGACCCTGATGGATGCG GAGCTCTTCTCGCGCGTGCGGCCCTTCGAGTGCCTGGGCTCCGTGTGGTCGCAGCGGGACCGGCCGGGGGCCACAGGCACCGCCTCCACTGTGCGCGCCACTGTGACCCAGTTCAACACGGTGACCGGCTGCGTGCTGGGCTCGGTGCTCGGGTCGCCGGGCCTGGCCGCCCCGCAGAGGGCGCAGCGGTTGGAGAAGTGGATTCGCATCGCGCAG CGCTGCCGGCAACTACGGAACTTCTCCTCCCTGCGCGCCATCCTGTCCGCCCTGCAGTCTAACCCCATCTACCGGCTCAAGCACAGCTGGGGTGCCGTGAGCCG GGAACCGTTATCCACTTTCAGGAAGCTTTCGCAGATTTTTTCCGATGAGAACAATCACCTCAGCAGCAGAGAGATTCTCTCCCAG gagGAGGCTACCGAGGAGAATGCCCCCCCAGGAAGCCTGCCCTCA GGGGATCTCATCAACtttgagaagaggaggaag CAGCTGCAGAGGCGCTGTCAGAGCTACTGCCTGAGTTCCCACCTGCCCATCCTGGCTGCCCTGCGTACCCAGCGCCAGCTCAGCGAGGAACAGAG CTACCGCATCTCCCGGGTCATTGAGCCACCGGCCGCCTCCTGCCCCAGCTCCCCACGCGTCCGGCGGCGAATCAGCCTCACCAAGTGCCTCAGCGC GAAGCTGTCccgagagagaagagagagaggctcCTCCCCTGGTGGGAGTCCCAGGGATCCCTCATCCTCCACCTCCAG TCTGTCCCCAGCGTCCCCCCCATCCAGTCCTAGAACGAGGGACCCTCCTCCCGGCAGTCCTCCGGCCTCTccagggccccagggccccagcaCCAAG CTGCCACTGAGTCCAGACCTGTCAGGCCCCCGGACCCTGGCCTTGCCCTCGAGTGGCCCTCACATCGCCCTCCCGGGGCAGCAGGGCTCAGAGGCCTGTGTCATCCGAGTCAGCATCGACAACGACCATGGAAATCTGTATCGGAGCATCCTG CTCACTAGTCAGGACAAGGCCCCCAGCGTGGTACAGCGAGCCTTGGAAAAGCACAATGTGGCTCAGCCCTGGGCCCGGGACTATCAGCTCTTCCAAGTCCTTCCTGGGGACAGGG AGCTCCTGATTCCTGACAATGCCAATGTCTTCTACGCAATGAGCCCAGCCGCCCCTGGAGACTTCGTGCTGCGGCGGAAGGAGGGGGCCCAGCACACAACCTCAGTCTCCCCAAGTTGA